In one Bacteroidota bacterium genomic region, the following are encoded:
- a CDS encoding glycosyltransferase: MWYPEFKQFGLEEILAIAGFLVFLALIIYYFMAYWPVAALKTTHSGGSDGREPVSVIICARNEDENLTEFLPKILTQEYPEYEVIVVNDCSWDNTETVIDEFAKIFPNLRKVNIKEDAYYKHGKKFAVMVGIKGAKYENMLFTDADCYPSSDNWLSEMAAGFTTKKEIVLGYGAYIKTKGFLNTLIRFDSFLIALEYMTAAMKGKAYMGVGRNLAYKKSLFFKHKGFSSHYHITSGDDDLFVNEAATPENTNVCISHHSITYSKAKTNFGDWRRQKMRHLTTAPHYTSSSRAKIGASFALKYLFYATLVVLFCFKGTVLVGLGLFLLKIMFQMIIFNKAAKKFNEPDLWALSFFYEIVLLATYPVFHISKMFHKPNKWTN; this comes from the coding sequence ATGTGGTATCCGGAATTTAAACAATTTGGGTTGGAAGAAATATTGGCCATTGCCGGATTTTTGGTGTTTTTGGCCCTTATCATTTATTACTTTATGGCTTACTGGCCGGTGGCGGCTTTAAAAACAACACATAGTGGTGGATCTGACGGAAGAGAGCCTGTTTCGGTGATTATTTGTGCCCGTAATGAGGATGAAAATCTCACAGAATTTTTACCTAAAATATTAACGCAAGAGTATCCCGAATATGAAGTAATTGTGGTGAATGATTGCTCGTGGGATAATACGGAGACCGTTATAGATGAGTTCGCGAAGATTTTCCCAAACCTTCGTAAAGTAAATATTAAAGAGGATGCGTATTATAAGCATGGTAAAAAATTCGCTGTAATGGTTGGGATTAAAGGTGCGAAATATGAAAACATGTTATTTACCGATGCGGATTGTTATCCTTCCTCCGACAATTGGTTGAGCGAAATGGCTGCAGGATTCACAACCAAAAAAGAAATTGTACTAGGATATGGAGCATACATCAAAACAAAGGGTTTTTTAAATACACTCATTCGTTTCGATTCTTTTTTAATTGCGCTTGAATACATGACAGCCGCCATGAAAGGAAAGGCTTACATGGGAGTGGGCAGGAATCTGGCTTATAAAAAATCTTTATTTTTCAAGCATAAAGGATTTTCAAGTCATTACCACATTACATCCGGTGATGATGATTTATTTGTGAATGAAGCGGCAACTCCTGAAAACACCAATGTGTGTATTAGTCATCATTCCATCACCTATTCAAAAGCAAAAACAAATTTTGGTGATTGGCGACGTCAGAAGATGCGTCATTTAACCACTGCGCCGCATTATACTTCTTCTTCAAGGGCAAAAATTGGAGCCTCATTTGCTTTAAAGTACTTGTTTTATGCCACATTGGTCGTTCTTTTTTGCTTTAAGGGCACCGTTTTGGTAGGGCTTGGTCTTTTTTTATTGAAAATAATGTTTCAAATGATTATCTTTAATAAAGCCGCAAAGAAGTTTAATGAACCCGACCTTTGGGCTTTGTCATTCTTCTACGAAATCGTTCTTTTAGCAACGTATCCTGTTTTTCACATTTCAAAAATGTTTCACAAGCCAAATAAATGGACGAATTAG
- the hxpB gene encoding hexitol phosphatase HxpB — MQNIKAVIFDMDGVLIDSEPLWRLAMIKGFNDIGIDFTDEDCRKTTGMRFKEVVKHWFFHHNIRHIEPEELDKNVINHLIELIHAKGMPIDGAPQLLEHLKKLHLPIGLATSSSHALMDAVLTKIQSRHYFKSVVSAEFLKYGKPHPEVFLKCAEELSIDPQNCLVIEDSVNGVISAKAAHMKVVAVPDKEHFDDPRFVLADYKLNSLKDIIKLF; from the coding sequence ATGCAGAACATAAAAGCTGTAATATTTGACATGGATGGTGTGCTGATTGATTCAGAACCACTTTGGCGCCTAGCTATGATAAAGGGGTTTAATGATATTGGTATAGATTTTACCGATGAAGACTGCCGGAAAACAACCGGGATGCGATTCAAAGAAGTAGTAAAACATTGGTTTTTTCACCATAATATCCGTCACATTGAGCCGGAGGAACTCGATAAAAATGTAATTAATCATCTCATAGAACTCATTCACGCAAAGGGAATGCCAATTGATGGTGCTCCACAATTATTAGAGCATTTAAAAAAACTCCATTTACCTATAGGATTAGCTACTTCCTCTTCGCATGCACTGATGGACGCTGTTCTAACAAAAATTCAATCGCGACACTATTTTAAATCGGTAGTTTCTGCTGAGTTTTTGAAATACGGAAAGCCACATCCTGAAGTCTTTTTAAAATGCGCTGAGGAATTAAGCATTGACCCGCAAAACTGCTTAGTGATTGAGGATTCGGTGAACGGTGTTATTTCAGCTAAAGCGGCGCATATGAAAGTTGTAGCTGTGCCTGATAAAGAGCATTTTGATGACCCGCGCTTTGTATTGGCCGATTATAAACTCAATAGCTTGAAAGATATTATTAAATTATTCTAA
- the tgt gene encoding tRNA guanosine(34) transglycosylase Tgt: protein MKFTVQNTDPNSKARAGLLETDHGPIQTPIFMPVGTAGTVKAVHQRELKEDIHAQIILGNTYHLYLRPGLQVLENAGGLHKFNGWDKPILTDSGGYQIFSLAHKRKLTEEGAAFTSHIDGSKHFFTPESVMDIERTIGADIIMAFDECTPYPCEFKYAKDSMGMTHRWLDRCVKQFRSTEPKYGYNQELFPIVQGSVYKDLRIQSAEYIASKDCFGNAIGGLSVGEPAEDMYAMTEVVCNILPWEKPRYLMGVGTPVNILESIALGIDMFDCVMPTRNARHGLLFTKNGIINIKNEKWKNDFSPIDDSSECFTDQQYTKAYLRHLLQCGEILASQIASVHNLHFYLWLVGEARKRIIDGTFYEWKNKMVIQLNQRL from the coding sequence TTGAAATTTACTGTCCAAAATACCGACCCCAACAGCAAAGCCCGTGCCGGTTTGTTGGAAACTGATCACGGTCCGATTCAAACTCCCATTTTTATGCCGGTTGGTACAGCAGGAACCGTTAAGGCGGTACACCAACGTGAATTGAAAGAGGATATTCATGCTCAAATTATTTTAGGAAATACCTATCATTTGTATTTACGTCCTGGATTGCAGGTACTGGAAAATGCGGGTGGATTACACAAATTTAACGGATGGGATAAACCAATTTTAACCGACAGTGGAGGTTACCAGATATTTTCTTTAGCACATAAACGAAAACTGACCGAAGAAGGTGCGGCTTTTACTTCGCACATTGATGGAAGTAAGCATTTTTTTACGCCGGAAAGTGTAATGGATATTGAACGCACCATTGGTGCGGATATCATTATGGCTTTTGACGAATGTACGCCCTACCCTTGCGAATTCAAATACGCAAAAGACTCGATGGGCATGACACATCGTTGGCTCGACAGATGTGTGAAGCAATTCAGAAGTACAGAACCAAAATACGGTTACAATCAGGAATTATTTCCAATTGTGCAGGGAAGTGTATATAAAGATTTACGGATACAAAGTGCAGAATACATTGCGAGTAAAGATTGTTTTGGAAATGCGATTGGCGGATTAAGTGTGGGAGAACCTGCTGAAGATATGTACGCCATGACTGAAGTTGTGTGTAATATTTTACCTTGGGAAAAACCGCGTTATTTAATGGGTGTAGGAACGCCAGTCAATATTTTGGAAAGCATTGCACTTGGCATTGATATGTTTGATTGCGTGATGCCAACGCGCAATGCCCGTCACGGTTTGTTATTTACTAAAAATGGCATCATCAATATTAAAAACGAAAAATGGAAAAATGATTTTTCACCTATTGATGACAGCAGCGAATGTTTTACCGATCAACAATACACCAAAGCTTATTTAAGACATTTATTGCAATGCGGTGAAATATTGGCATCGCAAATTGCAAGTGTGCATAATTTACATTTCTATTTGTGGTTAGTGGGCGAAGCAAGAAAACGAATTATTGATGGTACTTTTTACGAATGGAAAAACAAAATGGTAATTCAATTAAATCAACGCTTATAA
- a CDS encoding LptF/LptG family permease, which translates to MLTIIDKYILKKFLGTFVFSISLILAIFIVFDIKEKIQTFVTDNIPLKEIIVDYYCMFIPVYGNMFSPLFTFISIIFFTSKMAHRTEFVAILSSGAGFNRILKPYLIGAFIIGFSSLLLNHFIIPLAQKKKIGFEDKWINKNYISDDKNVHKIIGPNKVLYLESYQIKSNTAFKVSIEQFVNNRQTYILKAEKMSWDTIGKQWILINAFERQVTQQERLDTLTFQKPIHKEIHQTYDTLRIKIDFTPADMWRYESKIEVMPYFELKNYIIKEKQKGSNLIEFFEVEQYRRTSFPFATFILTIIGVAISSRKVRGGVGIQIALGLFLSCIYIMLMYIFTTIATTGFASPMLAVWTPNIIFSFVAFYFYKTAQQ; encoded by the coding sequence TTGCTGACGATAATAGATAAATATATCTTAAAGAAGTTTTTGGGAACCTTCGTGTTCTCAATCTCACTTATTCTCGCCATATTTATTGTTTTCGATATCAAGGAAAAGATTCAAACATTCGTTACTGATAATATTCCTTTAAAGGAAATTATTGTGGATTATTATTGCATGTTTATTCCTGTGTATGGGAATATGTTTAGTCCGCTTTTTACATTTATCTCCATCATTTTCTTCACTTCAAAAATGGCGCACCGCACCGAATTTGTTGCCATTTTAAGTTCCGGTGCAGGCTTTAACCGAATTTTAAAACCGTATTTAATTGGAGCTTTCATCATTGGATTTAGTTCTCTCTTGCTTAATCATTTCATCATCCCCTTAGCTCAAAAAAAGAAAATTGGTTTTGAAGACAAATGGATAAATAAAAATTACATCTCAGATGATAAAAATGTACATAAAATAATTGGTCCAAATAAAGTTCTGTATCTCGAATCGTATCAAATTAAAAGCAACACTGCTTTTAAAGTTTCCATTGAGCAATTTGTGAATAATCGCCAAACATACATACTTAAAGCTGAAAAAATGAGTTGGGATACCATTGGCAAACAATGGATATTAATAAATGCGTTTGAGCGACAAGTAACACAACAAGAACGTTTAGATACGTTGACTTTCCAGAAACCAATTCATAAAGAAATTCATCAAACCTACGACACCTTGCGAATAAAAATAGATTTTACGCCGGCCGATATGTGGCGATACGAAAGTAAGATTGAAGTGATGCCCTATTTTGAATTAAAAAATTACATTATCAAAGAGAAACAAAAAGGCTCTAATCTAATCGAGTTTTTTGAAGTGGAACAATACAGGAGAACTTCTTTTCCATTCGCGACTTTTATTCTCACCATTATTGGTGTGGCTATTTCCTCTCGTAAAGTGCGCGGTGGTGTAGGTATTCAAATTGCTTTGGGATTATTTTTAAGTTGTATTTATATCATGTTGATGTACATCTTCACCACCATAGCAACAACAGGATTTGCATCGCCTATGCTGGCAGTATGGACGCCCAATATTATTTTCTCATTTGTCGCTTTCTATTTTTATAAAACGGCACAACAATAA